cagaaaagactagtattgatctgtggggccagtctagatcctgccaggagtaacgaccaccagtgggtgtgtccggggcgttacagggaaGTGACAGAAAGATTTCTTTTAGTTAAGATTTTGATAGGACTTTCTTTGAATTGATTGCGGAAATGCATGACATGGTTTTGGAAAAGTAATGATTTGCTTTAAATTATTTCAATTTACTCAATTTACATTGATTTGCATTATATACGCCATGGATCGCAATTAAAAAATAAATGGAAAAAAAGGTAGCGAACGTGGGGATGAAAATATTGGGGATGAGGTGAGGCAAATCTACCAACCCTCCTTTAATAGTAGGGATTACGTTGGTAGGGGAAGTGACATCAAGTTTTGATTTAGTTGAGATTTCGATaagattttgatttgatttgattgagttattgcaggAGGTCGTTTTGGGATAGTACCGATTTGGTTTAGATTATTTAAATTTACTCTAAATCTTTTGGATTTATTTTGTGCGGCATCTATTGGGATTAAAAACAAGTCAACAGAAAGAAGGGAATGCGGGGAGGAAAAAACCAGGGAGGTGGTGAGGTGAATCTACCAACTCctatttaatactccctccatcccaaaattattgtcttagatttgtctaggtacggatgtatctaatactaattattgtcttagatttgtctagatacgaatgtatctaatAATCCGTATCtaatagtattagatacatccgatacggatgtatctaataatcCGTATCtaatagtattagatacatccgtatctaaacaaatctaagacaagaattttggcacGGAGGGAGTATTAGAGATATGGTTATAGGGTAAGTAGGGAAGATATTGATTCAGTTAAGATTTTGATAAGATTtaatttaatttttctgaattaatgAAGGATCTGGTTTTGGAGAAGTAGTGATTTGGTCACCTTCCTATATAAGAGCACCACATCAGAGAGAGGGGAAGTGGGCACCTTCCTAGCAAGATTTTCTTTGCAGAGAGAGAAATCTGTAGAGCTTAAAGCCACTCTGTAGTTCAGCCCCTGTTTTAttttctcactctctctctctctctctgaaaacAATCATCTATCTCAGTCTCACACACACGCCAACACAATCGAGAAGGAAATCCAATTCCAAGAGACCGCGGCCTCTCAATCGATAGCTCATGGCGGCCATGATGGCCTCGATAACCAGCGAGCTCCTTTTCTTCCTGCCCTTCATCCTCCTGGCCGTGCTCAGCTTCTACACCATTACGGTTGCTAAATGTAATGCCGGCCGGACGAAGAAGAAGCGACCGAATCTGCCGCCCGGCGCCGTCGGTTGGCCCTTCATCGGCGAGACCTTCGGGTACCTCCGCGCGCACCCGGCCACCTCCATCGGCCAGTTCATGAACCAGCACATCGCACGGTCCGTACACACACATACATTCATACAAATACTACAAAGCATGCCAACACGCGTGAACGAACATTCGGGCTGAGGTCGCATGATATTGATGGTATATGTATATGGATGCAGGTACGGGAAGATATACCGGTCGAGCCTGTTCGGGCACCCAACGGTGGTGTCGGCGGACGCAGGGCTGAACCGGTACATCCTGCAGAACGAGGGGCGGCTGTTCGAGGTCAGCTACCCGCCGAGCATCGGCGGCATCCTGGGCAAATGGTCGATGTTGGTGCTTGTCGGGCACCACCACCGCGAGATGCGCTCCATCGCCCTCGACTTCCTCAGCTCCGCCCACCTCCGCGCCGTGCTCCTCCCGGAGGTTGAGCGCCACACCCTCCTCATACTCCGCGACTGGCTgctttcctcctcctccgccgtcttctccgcccagCACGAAGCCAAGAAGGTAACTAGTAACTGACGACCTCCTTGACCACGCGCCATGCACAGCACCTGGTTTGGTGTTGCGATGTGGTCCATCCGTCCATGCAAGGTCGATGAATGGAACTGACAACATCGTACGCCCACAGTGGAGTTGTAGCAAATTAACAATGGATGGATCCGTTCGTGCAGTTCACATATAACCTGATGGCGAAGAATCTCATGAGCATGGAGCCTGGGGAGGAGGAGACGGAGCGGCTGAGGCTGGAGTACGTCACGTTCATGAAGGGGGTGGTGTCTGCGCCCCTAAAGTTCCCCGGGACGGCCTACTCGAAGGCCCTCAAGGTACAACGACAACAACACTCAACAGTCAACAcactactagtactatatagtatagTCCCTGTCTCTCtggctcatatacacgtgcatacacgcATACCTATGAACGTACACACGCATATCCTATTGCTATGAGTAGCTTcaaaagactgagccgacatatcatcttgaaatttatgaagtcaccgtaggcacctcatcATCgaggggaacgtctcctcccactgaatgcacatcgtcggaaatcctgaaataaattcagtaaTAAATGTGAGCACCAGAATTTGAACTCTGATGGGCTggagataccacagtccctctaaccatccaaccataggttggttGGCGTCTCTGTGTGCACGCTTGGGTGTCATGTCTAGTATCGAAAAATAAGTTGGAGAAATcacttgttttctttttcccagcaTCCTATTTTGCCCTTGGAGGTACTGATCATCACTTATGAACGCATAAAACGTTGCCTGCCTTTTACTGCTTGTGCGGTTACACTCGGATGATCTTTATTGATTGCTCCCAGGTGCAGCGTGCTGCATGCATGCTCTCACACTCTTTCTCTTCCCTACACACGGCCCGTGCTGAACAGCATACAATTGCAACTTGATGTTTTTACCTCTTAGAAAAAGTTGAATGACCAACCTTCCTAATTTGGCATGATTATATCATTTATCTTGATTTAACCACGTTTATGTCACCAGGCACGCTATTTGCAACCCTCTTAATTTTGTTTTCATTAATGACATTTTGCACCCTTTATTAGCTGATATCGATATCCTACGTATACCTAGATTTTGTCTTAATTAATGATGTTAGCACCCCATGTTAGAAGGAAATTTTGTCGAGAAAATAGTCATTGTCATCAATGTTGGCATATATATGCTTGATTCATGAAATGTTTAAAGTAATTTTGCATTGTATACTCGAGCTTAGGAAGTACTTCTTGTTGCCTATTCACCAACCTACAAACGTTTCGCAACATGAAGTGAAAAAATATGGATTGAACAGAAAAGAAGAAACCAAAACCAAAGAGCAATACATTTTTTGTTTAATTAATCACTTCTTAGTGTCAGAGCACGAAAAATGGAGAAGGGGAATAATTTGTTTGCTGGGGAATTATCCTACTTTATTTGATGGCACCTATGTTGCAAAGATATGCATTCTCCAAAATAGAAACGTATGACAAGGCACGATCTTCAACCAGTAGGCAGTTAGGCAACATCTTAATGATTGTGACATGTCAAATGTTCTcccaagaagcccaaacaaaattaCCACATATGACTTTGCTGTAATTTTATTTTTTCTATCATAGAATAACACCAGTAATTATTTACTATATTTTGCGTGCAGTCGCGAGCCACCATACTTGGAGTAATCGAGTGGAAAATGGAGGAGAGGCTTGAGCAAATGAACAAGGAGGACTCGAGCACAGAAGCAGATGATCTTCTCGGGTGGGCATTGAAGCACTCTAATCTATCAAAAGAGCAAATATTGGACCTCTTGTTGAGCATGCTCTTTGCTGGGCATGAGACATCGTCAGTGGCACTTGCCCTCGCCATCTTCTTCCTCGAAGGTTGCCCTAAAGCTGTCAAAGAACTGCGGGTATAAATTCAGTTTGCTATACCAATTCAAATTCATTTGTGCTAAATTGGACGTAGCAATCTTTCAGAAGAAAAAGAAACCACATTCAGTATATACATGGATGGTGAAATGAACCAGAAATATCATGCAAATATTCACAGTGATCCATGGCCGTGCAGGAGGAGCATCTTGAGATTGCTAGGAGACAAAAGCTGAGAGGGGACTGCAAATTGAGCTGGGAAGACTACAAAGAGATGGTTTTCACACAATGCGTAAGGCCCTTTTGATTTGTCTGTTTTCTCCCTCATAATATCAGTGCAAGATATATGTGTGTGTCTGCTTACTTCCCATGGTGAAATCACTGTCCATGTACAGTTTGATGCCAAGGCAAATTATCTGATCCCCGGAAAAGTTGGGGAGCACCTTTCCTTGGTAGAGTCGTACTATTATAATAGCATCGTAGGTGTTGAGTGCCTTCTTTTGATGCTCGAGCACCAGGGAGGCCACTATTTTCAATATGTCAAAACGCCCATTTCAAAGTTTCAAAGCAATTAAAAAAATCCCAATGAAATTTATATGTGTTCCGCAGGAACGTGTGAAAAGTCAGTAGAAAACATTACGATTACTAGGCTGAACAAaaacaacaaaattctggaccaacaaCCGAAAATGTTAGCCCATTTTGGAACTACATACTTTTTTTGTATGCCACGTGCGGAAGTATAATGTTATGAAATTTTGCACATACGTGTATATGTGTCTGTGTGTTCACAAAAAAAAATATTATTTTGATTCTGTTTAAATTTGTATTTTGAAAATGAGCTCCCTGTAGCTCGGTCACTGTTAGCATTTTCCACGGTGTTGTGCTACTGAATGGAACTATACAATGTGTCATTGTAGACCAGAATAGCATCTTCCGGTCCTACACATTCCAACTGCCGAACTCTCTTGTTTGCGAGTTAGTTCAAATGCGGTAGAGGAAAGGTGACAAATGTTTGAGTCCTTAAT
The Triticum dicoccoides isolate Atlit2015 ecotype Zavitan chromosome 3A, WEW_v2.0, whole genome shotgun sequence genome window above contains:
- the LOC119273638 gene encoding cytochrome P450 90B2-like isoform X2; the encoded protein is MAAMMASITSELLFFLPFILLAVLSFYTITVAKCNAGRTKKKRPNLPPGAVGWPFIGETFGYLRAHPATSIGQFMNQHIARYGKIYRSSLFGHPTVVSADAGLNRYILQNEGRLFEVSYPPSIGGILGKWSMLVLVGHHHREMRSIALDFLSSAHLRAVLLPEVERHTLLILRDWLLSSSSAVFSAQHEAKKFTYNLMAKNLMSMEPGEEETERLRLEYVTFMKGVVSAPLKFPGTAYSKALKSRATILGVIEWKMEERLEQMNKEDSSTEADDLLGWALKHSNLSKEQILDLLLSMLFAGHETSSVALALAIFFLEGCPKAVKELREEHLEIARRQKLRGDCKLSWEDYKEMVFTQCVINETLRLGNVVRFLHRKVIRDVHYNGYDIPSGWKILPVLAAVHLDSSLYKDPNSFNPWRWKQGNTSAVAHNSNFMPYGGGTRLCAGSDLAKLEVAIFLHHLVLNFRWELAEPDQAFVYPFVDFPKGLPIRVHRIAKEERED
- the LOC119273638 gene encoding cytochrome P450 90B2-like isoform X1, producing the protein MAAMMASITSELLFFLPFILLAVLSFYTITVAKCNAGRTKKKRPNLPPGAVGWPFIGETFGYLRAHPATSIGQFMNQHIARYGKIYRSSLFGHPTVVSADAGLNRYILQNEGRLFEVSYPPSIGGILGKWSMLVLVGHHHREMRSIALDFLSSAHLRAVLLPEVERHTLLILRDWLLSSSSAVFSAQHEAKKFTYNLMAKNLMSMEPGEEETERLRLEYVTFMKGVVSAPLKFPGTAYSKALKSRATILGVIEWKMEERLEQMNKEDSSTEADDLLGWALKHSNLSKEQILDLLLSMLFAGHETSSVALALAIFFLEGCPKAVKELREEHLEIARRQKLRGDCKLSWEDYKEMVFTQCVINETLRLGNVVRFLHRKVIRDVHYNGYDIPSGWKILPVLAAVHLDSSLYKDPNSFNPWRWKGNTSAVAHNSNFMPYGGGTRLCAGSDLAKLEVAIFLHHLVLNFRWELAEPDQAFVYPFVDFPKGLPIRVHRIAKEERED